In Streptomyces sp. NBC_00569, a single genomic region encodes these proteins:
- a CDS encoding HemK2/MTQ2 family protein methyltransferase, whose amino-acid sequence MAPQAPALAQAPTPTPRLLRPPGVYAPQCDTRILTGALYREPIGPGTDVLDMGSGTGALALHAARRGARVTAVDISWAAVWTTRFNALLSRQRVTVRHGDLTTAVRGHTYDLVISNPPYVPSPSDGPPRRGRARAWDAGADGRALLDLICDTAPGSLRADGVLLLVQSALSGTDVTLDRLTGAGLYAEVVDRARIPFGPVLRSRTPWLRGRGLVGEEHREELVVIRATRI is encoded by the coding sequence ATGGCTCCACAGGCACCGGCACTGGCCCAGGCGCCCACACCCACGCCCCGCCTGCTCCGCCCGCCCGGTGTGTACGCACCGCAGTGCGACACCCGGATACTCACCGGCGCGCTGTACCGGGAGCCCATCGGTCCCGGCACCGACGTGCTGGACATGGGGAGCGGGACCGGGGCCCTGGCCCTGCACGCCGCAAGGCGGGGCGCCCGTGTGACCGCCGTCGACATCTCCTGGGCCGCTGTGTGGACCACCCGTTTCAACGCGCTGCTGTCCCGGCAGCGTGTCACCGTACGACACGGGGACCTGACCACCGCGGTGCGCGGACACACCTACGACCTCGTCATCAGCAATCCGCCCTACGTCCCGTCTCCGTCGGACGGCCCGCCACGTCGTGGCAGGGCCCGTGCATGGGACGCGGGGGCCGACGGGCGGGCCTTGCTGGACCTCATCTGCGACACCGCCCCTGGCTCCCTGAGAGCCGACGGTGTTCTGCTGCTCGTGCAGTCGGCTCTGTCCGGAACCGACGTCACCCTGGATCGGCTCACCGGAGCGGGGCTGTACGCCGAGGTCGTCGACAGGGCCCGCATCCCGTTCGGACCGGTGCTCCGTTCGCGTACGCCCTGGCTGCGCGGGCGCGGACTCGTGGGCGAGGAGCACAGGGAAGAGCTGGTGGTCATCCGTGCCACACGCATCTGA
- a CDS encoding plasmid stabilization protein, translating to MPRGSSPKRERQYEHIKESVEERGASKSRAKEIAARTVNKERARSGESKTASKTSTQDPKSASQRGGERSHSGAQGPTKDQLYEEAKKRNIDGRSSMNKQELRKALGR from the coding sequence ATGCCCAGAGGTTCAAGTCCCAAGCGGGAACGGCAGTATGAGCACATCAAGGAGAGCGTCGAAGAGCGTGGTGCCTCGAAGAGCCGGGCGAAGGAGATCGCCGCGCGTACCGTCAACAAGGAGCGCGCGCGGTCGGGCGAATCGAAGACGGCGAGCAAGACCTCCACCCAGGACCCGAAGTCGGCCTCGCAGCGCGGCGGGGAACGCTCGCACAGCGGCGCGCAGGGGCCGACGAAGGATCAGCTGTACGAAGAGGCGAAGAAGCGCAACATCGACGGGCGGTCGTCGATGAACAAGCAGGAGCTGCGCAAGGCTCTCGGCCGCTGA
- a CDS encoding iron-containing redox enzyme family protein → MNPDSREPRRRPTLPQPRGDISRHVIDALRGASTTPGVGSLPRSTEPYGDDLQLALYVLYEMHYQGFAGVGDALEWDAGLLALRGLLEERFHSALRADLPSQSDAEAALAPLLLEPAGHDESSVTHFLQRDGTAEQLREYAALRSLYHLKEADPHAWVIPRLRGRAKAGMVAIEFDEFGAGRPENIHAQLFADLMTDLGLNTDYGHYADAAPAQALATVNVMSLFGLHRALRGALVGHFATVEVTSSPGSRRLAAALRRTGAGAAATHFYDEHVEADAVHEQIVRREVVGGLLSDEPALAPDVAHGVEATVFLEERLASHLLGAWRNSRSALRTPLDPASARLKPPDTRA, encoded by the coding sequence ATGAATCCTGACAGCCGGGAGCCCCGCCGCCGGCCGACGCTCCCCCAGCCGCGCGGCGACATCTCGCGCCACGTCATCGACGCACTTCGAGGTGCGAGCACCACACCTGGCGTCGGGTCGCTGCCGCGGAGCACCGAGCCGTACGGGGACGACCTCCAACTCGCCCTGTACGTGCTCTACGAAATGCACTACCAAGGGTTCGCCGGTGTCGGGGACGCACTCGAATGGGACGCGGGTCTCCTGGCCCTGCGCGGTCTGCTCGAAGAACGTTTCCACAGTGCGCTGCGAGCCGACCTTCCGTCGCAGTCCGACGCGGAGGCCGCACTCGCACCTCTCCTTCTGGAGCCTGCCGGCCACGACGAATCGAGCGTGACCCACTTTCTGCAGAGGGACGGCACGGCGGAACAGCTCAGGGAGTACGCCGCGCTGCGGTCCCTCTACCACCTCAAAGAAGCCGATCCGCACGCGTGGGTCATCCCGCGCCTGCGCGGACGCGCCAAGGCCGGCATGGTGGCCATCGAGTTCGACGAGTTCGGCGCCGGGCGTCCCGAGAACATCCACGCCCAGCTCTTCGCCGACCTCATGACCGATCTCGGCCTGAACACCGACTACGGCCACTACGCCGACGCCGCTCCCGCGCAGGCGCTGGCCACCGTCAACGTCATGTCCCTGTTCGGTCTGCACCGCGCTCTGCGCGGAGCCCTCGTGGGCCACTTCGCCACCGTCGAAGTGACCTCCTCACCCGGCTCGCGACGACTTGCCGCAGCCCTGCGGCGCACCGGCGCCGGAGCGGCCGCGACACACTTCTACGACGAGCACGTGGAGGCCGACGCCGTCCACGAACAGATCGTGCGCCGCGAGGTCGTCGGCGGACTGCTGTCCGACGAACCGGCACTCGCCCCCGATGTCGCCCACGGTGTCGAGGCCACCGTCTTCCTCGAAGAACGCCTCGCCAGCCACCTCCTGGGAGCCTGGCGGAACAGCCGCAGCGCGCTGCGCACACCGCTTGATCCGGCTTCTGCGAGGCTGAAGCCACCTGACACGAGGGCATGA